A portion of the Colius striatus isolate bColStr4 chromosome 1, bColStr4.1.hap1, whole genome shotgun sequence genome contains these proteins:
- the LOC133629362 gene encoding IgA FC receptor-like — MTHKSYCCSSRGASLTAVGSYHPQTPHLPRAPATHGTRTAPRLPPPADSALHAGSRHPRDAHCPRAPTLPPGSRHPRTPHCPRAPALPPGSRHPRTPHCPRAPALPPGSRHPRTPHCPRAPALPPGSRHPRTPHCPRAPALPPGSRHPRTPHCPRAPALPPGSRHPRTPHCTRVPATRGTTRCSPSRSGPRVCPGRTFGFVLTKIRYKNAQRWNSRNAVLCVYA; from the coding sequence ATGACGCATAAATCATACTGTTGTTCTTCCCGGGGTGCCAGCCTGACAGCTGTGGGCTCCTATCACCCGCAGACTCCGCACTTGCCCCGGGCTCCCGCCACCCATGGGACCCGCACTGCCCCCAGGCTCCCGCCACCCGCGGACTCCGCACTGCACGCGGGTTCCCGCCACCCGCGGGACGCGCACTGCCCCCGGGCTCCCACACTGCCGCCAGGCTCCCGCCACCCGCGGACTCCGCACTGCCCCCGGGCTCCCGCACTGCCGCCAGGCTCCCGCCACCCGCGGACTCCGCACTGCCCCCGGGCTCCCGCACTGCCGCCAGGCTCCCGCCACCCGCGGACTCCGCACTGCCCCCGGGCTCCCGCACTGCCGCCAGGCTCCCGCCACCCGCGGACTCCGCACTGCCCCCGGGCTCCCGCACTGCCGCCAGGCTCCCGCCACCCGCGGACTCCGCACTGCCCCCGGGCTCCCGCACTGCCGCCAGGCTCCCGCCACCCGCGGACTCCGCACTGCACGCGGGTTCCCGCCACCCGCGGGACCACGCGCTGCTCCCCGTCCCGCAGCGGCCCCCGGGTTTGCCCGGGCCGGACCTTCGGCTTCGTCTTGACGAAAATCCGCTATAAAAATGCTCAAAGATGGAATTCTCGAAATGCTGTGCTCTGTGTATACGCCTGA